The Theileria annulata chromosome 3, complete sequence, *** SEQUENCING IN PROGRESS *** genome has a segment encoding these proteins:
- a CDS encoding lipoate protein ligase, putative (note;~Tap-24g11.q1c.cand.16 - score = 10.29), giving the protein MLIKSVEELLKLINKNHHTLFIFNLESLDIFKQLRFEEYIYRYITPNCINTAFLLLNHIHTSCSIIFGLSGNIKDIKDINYCRKNRIELIRRFTGGGTVLIDNNIITSSIIATHSFVPNLNPNNLNNWAFNFYKSTNLFNQYFNILNGDFTYNPLNHHTNGPNRIGQDTNGSDTIGEDRIGTGTVGASTVTEDTVMENIYNLEYKIGGNAQAYNKNSFVYHTSFIWEVSPRIEEILSIPKKIPKYRNNRQHNEFLKSIKNTLNINNKNLFIQLLIQSLSKLYHIILIHYSNTSTSNSINSYNSTNTSNSSDTVTDNFNELNMKELEIKYINDEIINNCINNKLFTNYINFYYIY; this is encoded by the exons atgttaataaaaagtgtagaagaattattaaaattaattaataaaaatcatcatactttatttatatttaatttggaatctcttgatatttttaaacaattacgttttgaagaatatatttatagatATATTACTCctaattgtattaatacTGCATTTCTATTACTTAATCATATACATACATCAT gttcaataatatttggATTATCAGGAAATATAAAAGATATAAaagatataaattattgtagAAAGAATAGAATAGAATTGATAAGACGTTTTACAGGTGGTGGTACAgtattaattgataataatattattacttcAAGTATTATTGCTACACATTCATTTGtaccaaatttaaatcctaataatcttaataattgggcttttaatttctataaatCAACTAATCTTTTCAATCAATATTTCAATATTCTTAACGGTGATTTTACATACAATCCATTGAATCATCATACTAATGGACCGAATAGGATTGGACAAGATACTAATGGATCAGATACTATTGGAGAAGATAGGATTGGTACTGGTActgttggagcaagcaccgtaacggaagacaccgtaatggagaatatatataatttagaatataaaatagGTGGAAATGCACAAgcatataataaaaattcatttgtaTATCATACATCATTTATATGGGAAGTATCACCAAGAATAGAagaaatattatcaatacctaaaaaaataccaaaatatagaaataatagacaacataatgaatttttaaaatctataaaaaatacattaaatattaataataaaaatcttttcatacaattattaatacaatcattatccaaattatatCATATTATACTTATCCATTATTCTAATACCAGTACTAGTAATTCTATTAACTCTTATAACTCCACCAACACCAGTAACTCTAGTGACACCGTTActgataattttaatgaattaaatatgaaagaattggaaataaaatatataaatgatgaaataataaataattgtattaataataaattatttactaattatattaatttttattatatatattag
- a CDS encoding uncharacterized protein (note;~Tap-24g11.q1c.cand.15 - score = 17.09), protein MNKIVLKDTNNLIKNKFNSSVTVSGTKDSTEENINTKATIGTNSNMGRGVTGTKETPFGGTVGPSTVTEKKRIINIMNKNKLKRLCRECIGDFWSRVDNNEIPISNYFSSVTVSPVTVLGQADSGTEEKNSNKIAAPKVTTNIPRKGANFTGMECTMGKGANSTATECTRERELTTGMECTTFTNTNDKGTKETPFGGTAGASTVTGTVLENNNIITMSVSDYSYKSTPFGDVYYSPRFQDEKYIYRYVILTKGVRNEAYRLLKQSKSYLLTEHQIIRELCIDLSPGWEHFMLFKNRLDELILRRKL, encoded by the coding sequence atgaataaaattgttttaaaagatacaaataatttaattaaaaataaatttaattccTCAGTAACGGTGTCAGgtactaaggatagtactgaagaaaatataaataccAAAGCTACTATAGGtactaatagtaatatGGGAAGGGGAGTTACTGGTACTAAGGAAACCCCTTTTGGGGGTACTGTaggaccaagcaccgtaacggagaaaaaaagaataataaatataatgaataaaaataaattaaaaagattATGTAGAGAATGTATTGGTGATTTTTGGTCTAGAgttgataataatgaaattccaatatctaattatttttcttccgttacggtgtctcccgtaacggtgcttggtcaagcagaTAGTGGTACTGAGGAaaaaaattctaataaaattgctgcacctaaagTAACCACTAATATCCCTcgaaagggagctaattttacaggtatggagtgtactatgggaaagggagctaattctacagctaCGGAGTGTActagggaaagggagctaactacaggtatggagtgtactacttttactaatactaatgatAAGGGTACTAAGGAAACCCCTTTTGGGGGTACTgctggagcaagcaccgtaacgggcACCGTATTggagaataataatataataacaaTGAGTGTATCGGATTATTCATATAAATCAACACCATTTGGTGatgtatattattcacCAAGATTCCAAGATGAAAAGTATATATATCGTTATGTAATCTTAACAAAAGGTGTAAGAAATGAAGCATATCgtttattaaaacaatCGAAATCATATCTACTAACTGAACATCAAATTATACGTGAACTCTGTATCGATCTCTCACCAGGTTGGGAACATTTTATGCTCTTTAAAAATCGTCTAgatgaattaatattaagaCGTAAACTCTAA